A single Methanocorpusculum vombati DNA region contains:
- the hypE gene encoding hydrogenase expression/formation protein HypE, whose translation MKKDTEVNMMHGAGGEVMGELLVTLTAFKHNNAGGIGLESLDDGSTFEIGGKTIVLTTDSHVVKPIFFPGGDIGRVAVSGTINDLSVMGARPVALTCAMVIEEGFPIADLEKIVASMDEALGEAGAAIITGDTKVVEKGSLDGIVINTAGVGVVDEDSYLIRDKALAPGDKIIVSGTLGDHGLAIVAHREGFDLGDQLKSDVAPLYTMIAGAVRAAPKGAVHAMKDPTRGGFAACINEMARKAGVKVVVDQESVPIRESVASAGGLLGIDPLQVANEGKCVMGIAAEAADAVLAALRSHPLGKNAAVIGEVVEGSGVVMRTRIGGERFIEPPMGDPVPRVC comes from the coding sequence ATGAAGAAGGATACAGAAGTCAATATGATGCACGGTGCGGGCGGCGAGGTCATGGGAGAACTTCTTGTGACGCTGACCGCGTTCAAACACAATAATGCAGGAGGGATCGGTCTTGAGTCGCTGGACGATGGTTCAACCTTTGAGATCGGGGGAAAGACGATCGTTCTCACGACCGACTCACATGTGGTAAAGCCGATCTTTTTCCCGGGCGGCGATATCGGCCGGGTTGCGGTGTCGGGAACGATTAATGATCTCTCGGTGATGGGCGCACGGCCGGTTGCGTTAACCTGTGCAATGGTGATTGAGGAAGGATTCCCCATCGCCGATCTTGAGAAGATCGTGGCATCGATGGATGAGGCGCTCGGTGAGGCCGGAGCTGCAATTATTACCGGTGATACCAAAGTTGTGGAGAAGGGAAGCCTTGACGGCATTGTGATCAATACGGCGGGGGTCGGTGTTGTCGATGAGGATTCGTATCTGATCCGGGACAAGGCGCTTGCACCGGGCGACAAGATCATTGTTTCCGGTACGCTCGGAGATCACGGACTGGCGATTGTTGCACACCGCGAGGGCTTTGATCTTGGCGATCAGCTGAAGTCGGATGTGGCGCCGCTCTATACGATGATTGCCGGAGCGGTCCGGGCAGCGCCGAAAGGTGCAGTCCATGCGATGAAGGATCCCACCCGCGGCGGGTTTGCGGCATGCATCAATGAGATGGCACGCAAAGCCGGGGTGAAGGTAGTGGTGGATCAGGAATCGGTGCCGATCCGCGAGAGTGTTGCGTCAGCCGGCGGACTTCTCGGAATTGATCCTCTGCAGGTGGCAAACGAGGGTAAGTGTGTGATGGGCATCGCGGCAGAGGCTGCGGACGCGGTGCTTGCGGCTCTGCGCAGTCATCCGCTCGGAAAGAATGCGGCCGTTATTGGTGAGGTCGTGGAAGGCTCGGGCGTGGTGATGCGGACGCGTATCGGCGGTGAGCGGTTTATCGAGCCGCCGATGGGTGATCCGGTTCCGCGGGTCTGCTGA
- a CDS encoding hydrogenase maturation nickel metallochaperone HypA: protein MHESGIAYDIYATSKRAAEDNGAVKVRTIYVDVGSMAMVNPDQVEFMFGTFVTEDPMFSETKLVFTTVPPIAECECGYAGPEIFVCPNCGKLPHLVQGREILVKNIEIDTEE, encoded by the coding sequence ATGCATGAGTCCGGAATCGCATATGACATATATGCGACCTCCAAACGTGCAGCCGAAGACAATGGTGCGGTGAAGGTCCGGACTATCTACGTGGATGTCGGATCGATGGCGATGGTGAACCCGGATCAGGTGGAGTTCATGTTCGGAACGTTTGTCACCGAGGATCCCATGTTTTCGGAGACGAAACTGGTGTTCACTACGGTACCGCCGATTGCCGAGTGTGAGTGCGGCTATGCAGGCCCTGAGATTTTTGTGTGCCCGAACTGCGGGAAACTGCCGCATCTGGTACAGGGACGCGAGATTTTAGTGAAAAATATTGAGATTGATACGGAGGAGTAA
- a CDS encoding HypC/HybG/HupF family hydrogenase formation chaperone, whose translation MCIAVPAEILEIRDGNVALVDYGDLQQEVRIDLVDVAVGEFVLVHVGFAIQRLSREEGLETRELFKEVYKAMEEGPENHA comes from the coding sequence ATGTGCATAGCAGTTCCCGCAGAAATACTTGAAATACGCGATGGAAATGTGGCGCTCGTTGATTACGGGGATCTTCAGCAGGAGGTCAGAATCGATCTCGTTGATGTTGCGGTCGGCGAGTTTGTGCTGGTCCACGTAGGCTTTGCCATTCAGCGTCTTTCCCGTGAGGAGGGGCTGGAGACCCGCGAACTTTTCAAGGAAGTCTATAAGGCAATGGAAGAGGGGCCAGAGAATCATGCATGA
- a CDS encoding archaeosine biosynthesis radical SAM protein RaSEA, with protein sequence MSAPIKPLASWKGQDRYFGEVLPSLTGIFLSGGCSWNRCRMCGYKNDRNTCGSREELIAHMNAQISWIAENYASDEYGLGKIFTSGSVFDPVEVPREILDSFGHLFAGKPVIAESRAEYVTEDALSRFLSTLDQGQPHPLTVAMGLETTNDAIREKSIDKGFSFADFIRAADICHAAGVGVKAYLMMKPLFLTEREAMEDMQKSIAETAPYADMISMNLCTVQGRTELEQYWQRGSFRPPYLWSAVKVLLDADTSVACDPVGGGFRRGPHNCGTCDKEIVAAINEYSLTADKSVLQAVWDAGCSCKKEWEYVLDNETSWNMPLTE encoded by the coding sequence ATGTCAGCACCAATAAAACCGCTTGCATCCTGGAAAGGGCAGGACAGATATTTTGGCGAAGTTCTGCCGTCCCTGACCGGTATTTTTCTTTCCGGCGGATGCAGCTGGAACCGCTGCCGAATGTGCGGCTACAAAAACGACCGGAACACCTGCGGCTCGCGTGAAGAACTCATCGCGCATATGAATGCCCAGATTTCCTGGATCGCGGAGAACTACGCTTCTGACGAGTACGGACTTGGCAAGATCTTTACCTCCGGCAGCGTGTTTGACCCTGTCGAAGTCCCCCGTGAGATACTGGACTCCTTTGGGCATCTGTTTGCCGGAAAACCCGTAATTGCCGAATCGCGCGCCGAATATGTGACCGAGGATGCCCTTTCACGGTTCCTGTCCACTCTGGATCAGGGACAACCCCATCCGCTGACCGTAGCCATGGGTCTGGAAACCACGAACGACGCCATTCGGGAAAAGTCGATTGACAAGGGATTTTCCTTTGCAGACTTTATCCGCGCCGCAGACATCTGTCATGCCGCGGGTGTCGGCGTGAAAGCGTATCTGATGATGAAACCGCTGTTCTTAACCGAGCGGGAAGCAATGGAGGATATGCAGAAATCCATTGCCGAGACTGCACCGTATGCGGATATGATCTCCATGAACCTGTGTACTGTCCAGGGAAGAACCGAGCTTGAACAGTACTGGCAGCGGGGATCGTTCCGCCCTCCGTATCTGTGGTCCGCGGTGAAGGTACTGCTGGACGCTGACACCAGCGTCGCCTGCGACCCGGTCGGCGGCGGATTCCGCCGCGGACCGCACAACTGCGGCACGTGCGACAAAGAGATTGTCGCCGCCATTAATGAGTACTCCCTCACCGCCGACAAGAGCGTTCTTCAGGCGGTTTGGGACGCGGGATGTTCCTGCAAAAAAGAATGGGAGTATGTTCTTGACAACGAAACGTCGTGGAACATGCCCCTAACCGAATAA
- a CDS encoding TIGR00300 family protein has protein sequence MKFSREIELRGHIVDSGILAKVMDCVVEYNGDFETEEFNLGRQKTDPSYARMQISAETPEQLTQIISELRRLGVLVTGEAEVTLQNVIKAKVAPEGFYSTTNHPTYIHYEGEWIPVDNMKMDALIRVDTKSHTATCAVQGKLLPGDFVVVGEEGVRVDFPERPREIGVFEFMGGDVSSERPSKTMIRQIAKELLQIKESGRKVALVGGPAIIHTGAADAVAAMIREGYIDVLFAGNALATHDLEYSIFGTSLGMDLRTGELVSGGHRHHLYTINKIMDAGSIYAAVQTGLVKSGIMYECIKNHVPFVLAGSIRDDGPMPDVIQNVIEAQDAMRKHIPELGMVLMVATLLHSVAVGNLLPSHVKTICVDINPASVTKLMDRGTSQAIGMVSDAGTFMPLLLAELRELSA, from the coding sequence ATGAAATTCTCGCGGGAGATCGAACTAAGGGGCCACATCGTTGACTCAGGAATTCTTGCCAAAGTCATGGACTGCGTTGTTGAGTACAACGGAGATTTCGAGACCGAGGAGTTCAACCTCGGCAGGCAGAAGACCGACCCGAGTTACGCACGCATGCAGATCTCCGCAGAGACACCTGAACAGCTCACCCAGATCATCAGTGAGCTGCGCAGGCTTGGTGTTCTGGTCACGGGCGAAGCGGAGGTAACACTTCAGAATGTCATCAAGGCAAAGGTTGCGCCGGAGGGTTTTTACTCCACTACCAATCATCCGACCTATATTCACTACGAAGGCGAGTGGATTCCGGTAGACAATATGAAGATGGACGCCCTGATCCGTGTTGATACGAAGAGTCATACCGCGACCTGTGCGGTGCAGGGTAAACTTCTTCCCGGCGATTTCGTGGTGGTCGGTGAGGAGGGGGTCAGGGTGGATTTCCCGGAGCGTCCGCGTGAGATCGGTGTTTTCGAGTTTATGGGCGGAGATGTTTCCTCCGAACGGCCGAGCAAGACGATGATCCGCCAGATTGCAAAGGAGCTTCTGCAGATCAAAGAGTCCGGCAGAAAAGTTGCGCTGGTCGGGGGTCCGGCAATTATTCATACCGGCGCCGCAGATGCGGTTGCGGCTATGATCCGCGAGGGGTACATCGATGTGCTGTTCGCCGGGAACGCACTTGCGACACATGATCTTGAGTACAGTATCTTCGGGACGTCGTTGGGGATGGATCTGCGTACCGGAGAACTTGTCAGTGGCGGGCACCGTCATCACCTTTACACGATCAACAAGATCATGGATGCAGGATCAATCTATGCCGCGGTGCAGACCGGACTCGTGAAGAGCGGTATTATGTATGAGTGTATTAAGAATCATGTGCCGTTTGTTCTTGCCGGGTCCATCCGCGATGACGGGCCGATGCCGGATGTGATCCAGAATGTTATCGAAGCACAGGATGCCATGCGAAAACATATCCCCGAACTCGGCATGGTTTTAATGGTTGCAACGCTTCTGCATTCTGTTGCGGTCGGGAATCTGCTTCCTTCGCATGTGAAGACGATCTGTGTGGATATTAATCCTGCGTCGGTGACGAAGCTGATGGACCGCGGGACGTCGCAGGCAATTGGTATGGTCAGTGATGCGGGAACGTTTATGCCGCTGCTGCTCGCCGAGCTGCGGGAACTGTCGGCGTAA
- the gltA gene encoding NADPH-dependent glutamate synthase — translation MDRDAKERIADFGEVDLGFTEAEVRAEAARCIQCKKPKCVNGCPVGIDIPAFIHACEMGEFREAARIIKKDNMLPAICGRVCPQETQCQGECVLGNKDMPISIGHLERFVADWERREGIETPVRLPATGKKVAVVGSGPAGLSAAAELARLGHSVTVFESLHEAGGVLMYGIPSFRLPKDIVQTEIEQVKKLGAEIKTNHVVGRSVPVAELLGYDAVFLGTGAGLPYFMGLPGENLCGIYSANEFLTRVNLMGANRFPEKDTPVKKGKKVVVIGGGNVAMDAARVARRMGAAVTLMYRRGEADMPARLDEVRHAKEEGIEFLCCTNPVRFIEGENKAVAGVEAIKMELGSPGDDGRCSFAPIAGSNFTVEADVVVEAIGQGPNPLLLRMMPDLARNKNGSVAVNCLGQTSIPKVYAGGDVATGAATVILAMGTAKDAARAIDKMLRGAAEF, via the coding sequence ATGGACAGAGATGCAAAGGAACGGATTGCAGATTTCGGTGAAGTTGATCTCGGATTCACGGAGGCAGAGGTCCGGGCAGAGGCGGCACGCTGTATTCAGTGCAAGAAGCCGAAGTGTGTAAACGGGTGTCCGGTCGGTATTGATATTCCGGCGTTCATTCATGCCTGTGAGATGGGCGAGTTCCGCGAGGCGGCACGGATTATCAAGAAGGATAATATGCTTCCCGCAATCTGCGGCCGGGTCTGTCCGCAGGAGACGCAGTGTCAGGGCGAGTGTGTGCTCGGGAACAAGGATATGCCGATCTCGATCGGGCATCTTGAGCGGTTCGTCGCGGACTGGGAGAGACGGGAAGGTATCGAGACGCCCGTGCGGCTTCCTGCAACCGGAAAAAAGGTCGCGGTTGTCGGGTCCGGTCCGGCCGGCCTTTCGGCGGCTGCGGAGCTGGCACGGCTCGGTCATAGCGTAACCGTGTTTGAGTCCCTGCATGAGGCGGGCGGTGTGCTGATGTATGGTATTCCGTCGTTCCGTCTTCCCAAAGATATTGTCCAGACGGAGATTGAGCAGGTGAAAAAACTCGGTGCCGAGATTAAGACAAACCATGTGGTCGGCCGCAGTGTGCCGGTTGCGGAGCTGCTCGGCTACGATGCGGTGTTCCTCGGAACGGGTGCGGGTCTTCCGTACTTCATGGGATTACCGGGCGAGAATCTCTGCGGGATCTACTCGGCAAACGAGTTCCTGACCCGGGTGAATCTGATGGGTGCAAACCGGTTCCCGGAAAAGGATACGCCGGTAAAGAAAGGGAAGAAGGTCGTGGTGATCGGCGGCGGAAATGTTGCTATGGATGCAGCCCGGGTGGCACGCCGGATGGGTGCTGCGGTTACCCTGATGTACCGCCGTGGTGAGGCGGATATGCCGGCACGGCTGGATGAGGTGCGGCATGCAAAAGAGGAGGGTATTGAGTTCCTGTGCTGTACGAATCCGGTGCGGTTTATCGAAGGCGAAAACAAGGCGGTCGCCGGTGTTGAGGCGATTAAAATGGAGCTTGGCAGTCCGGGCGATGACGGCCGGTGTTCGTTTGCGCCGATCGCGGGAAGCAACTTCACGGTTGAGGCGGATGTGGTGGTGGAGGCTATCGGCCAGGGTCCAAACCCGCTGCTCTTACGGATGATGCCGGATCTTGCCCGCAACAAGAACGGGAGTGTGGCTGTGAACTGCCTCGGCCAGACGTCGATTCCGAAGGTGTATGCAGGCGGCGACGTGGCGACCGGGGCTGCAACCGTGATTCTTGCGATGGGTACGGCAAAGGATGCGGCACGGGCAATCGATAAGATGCTCCGCGGTGCGGCAGAGTTCTAA
- a CDS encoding sulfide/dihydroorotate dehydrogenase-like FAD/NAD-binding protein, translating into MYEIVKAHALSEAVFEMWIRAPQVARNAQAGQFCIIHPDGAGERVPLTISGTDGDLIRISFMAIGTTTKLLSTLSAGDCLRDVVGPLGMPSDIAKGPETVVIVGGGVGVACTPIIAQAAKDAGNYVIGIIGARNKSLLILEDEMREICDELFVTTDDGSYGIKGFASGPLQTLCESGRKIDKVWIIGPGMMMKVTSGVTKPYGIKTYVSLNPVMVDGTGMCGSCRVVVGGEMKFACVDGPEFDAHQVDWDDLLARQRMYMPEEKQSVAYHEEHHVCRCRKVE; encoded by the coding sequence ATGTACGAGATAGTGAAAGCACACGCCTTGTCCGAGGCGGTTTTTGAGATGTGGATTCGTGCGCCGCAGGTCGCACGCAATGCACAGGCAGGACAGTTTTGTATTATTCACCCCGACGGCGCAGGTGAACGTGTTCCTCTGACCATTTCCGGAACTGATGGCGATCTGATCCGGATTTCGTTTATGGCAATCGGTACGACAACGAAGCTTCTTTCCACCCTTTCTGCAGGCGACTGTCTGCGGGATGTGGTCGGCCCTCTCGGAATGCCGAGCGATATTGCCAAAGGTCCTGAGACTGTGGTTATTGTGGGCGGAGGAGTCGGTGTTGCTTGTACGCCGATTATTGCCCAGGCGGCAAAGGATGCCGGAAACTATGTGATCGGGATTATCGGCGCACGCAACAAGAGCCTGCTGATTCTTGAGGATGAGATGCGGGAGATCTGCGACGAGCTGTTTGTGACGACCGATGACGGATCGTACGGTATCAAAGGGTTTGCCAGCGGTCCGCTTCAGACACTCTGCGAGAGCGGCAGGAAGATCGACAAAGTCTGGATTATCGGTCCCGGTATGATGATGAAGGTAACAAGCGGCGTCACCAAGCCGTACGGCATCAAGACCTACGTGTCGTTAAACCCGGTAATGGTGGACGGAACTGGTATGTGCGGGTCCTGCCGGGTTGTGGTGGGCGGCGAGATGAAGTTCGCCTGCGTGGACGGGCCGGAGTTTGACGCGCATCAGGTTGACTGGGACGATCTGCTGGCACGCCAGCGGATGTATATGCCTGAGGAGAAGCAGTCGGTTGCGTATCATGAGGAGCACCATGTGTGCAGATGCAGGAAGGTGGAGTAA
- a CDS encoding pentapeptide repeat-containing protein, whose amino-acid sequence MILPGQDFSGRNFTGACMKNFDLTACRFSGAVLVDADLTGATMDDADFSGAMLASANLSGTFAAYANFRDADLSCANLSGGDFTAASFRSARLCRCYAQRAVFTDADFRDADLCGMYARLAACRGAVFAGANISGATFPE is encoded by the coding sequence ATGATTCTTCCTGGTCAGGATTTTTCCGGCAGAAACTTTACCGGCGCATGCATGAAAAATTTTGATCTGACTGCATGCCGTTTTTCGGGGGCGGTTCTTGTGGATGCTGATCTTACCGGTGCAACGATGGATGATGCGGATTTCTCGGGTGCAATGCTGGCGTCTGCGAATCTTTCGGGTACGTTTGCCGCGTATGCAAACTTCCGTGATGCGGATCTTTCCTGCGCAAATCTTTCCGGCGGTGATTTTACTGCGGCTTCTTTTCGTTCCGCACGGCTTTGCCGCTGTTATGCCCAGCGTGCGGTGTTTACTGATGCGGATTTCCGTGATGCGGATCTTTGCGGGATGTATGCCCGGCTTGCTGCGTGTCGCGGGGCGGTGTTTGCCGGAGCGAATATATCCGGCGCAACTTTTCCGGAGTAG